The Streptomyces sp. NBC_00670 genome window below encodes:
- a CDS encoding glutaredoxin family protein yields the protein MPPLFRRASRASLVTLVRKPGCHLCDDAEAVVAKVCADLGVPWEQKDITQDEDLNRRYWEQIPVVLIDGEQHTFWRVNEDRLRKALG from the coding sequence ATGCCGCCTCTGTTTCGGCGCGCTTCGCGCGCTTCGCTCGTCACCCTCGTGCGCAAACCCGGCTGTCACCTCTGTGACGACGCTGAGGCCGTCGTCGCCAAGGTGTGTGCCGACCTCGGCGTCCCCTGGGAGCAGAAGGACATCACCCAGGACGAGGACCTCAACCGCCGCTACTGGGAGCAGATCCCCGTCGTCCTCATCGACGGTGAACAGCACACCTTCTGGCGAGTGAACGAAGACCGCCTGCGTAAAGCCCTCGGCTGA
- a CDS encoding redox-sensing transcriptional repressor Rex has protein sequence MATGRTHRPATRSRGIPEATVARLPLYLRALTALSERSVPTVSSEELAAAAGVNSAKLRKDFSYLGSYGTRGVGYDVEYLVYQISRELGLTQDWPVVIVGIGNLGAALANYGGFASRGFRVAALIDADPALTGKAVAGIPVQHTDELEKIIDDNGVSIGVIATPAGAAQQVCERLVAAGVTSILNFAPTVLSVPDGVDVRKVDLSIELQILAFHEQRKAGEENPGAGIDGALPAAEEPPAAVKRTARSQAPAVAEQSVSPDQGPDGDVPAVMPA, from the coding sequence GTGGCAACTGGCCGAACTCACCGACCGGCGACCCGCAGCCGAGGAATTCCCGAGGCCACCGTCGCCCGTCTCCCGCTGTACCTCCGAGCCCTCACCGCACTGTCGGAGCGCTCGGTGCCCACGGTCTCCTCGGAGGAGCTCGCGGCCGCGGCGGGGGTCAACTCCGCCAAGCTGCGCAAGGACTTCTCCTACCTCGGCTCCTACGGGACCCGTGGCGTGGGGTACGACGTCGAGTACCTCGTCTACCAGATCTCCCGTGAGCTGGGGCTGACGCAGGACTGGCCGGTCGTCATCGTCGGTATCGGAAACCTCGGCGCCGCCCTCGCCAACTACGGAGGGTTCGCCTCCCGCGGCTTCCGTGTCGCCGCGTTGATAGACGCGGACCCGGCGCTGACCGGCAAGGCCGTCGCGGGCATCCCGGTGCAGCACACCGACGAGCTCGAGAAGATCATCGACGACAACGGCGTGTCGATCGGCGTCATCGCCACCCCGGCCGGCGCCGCCCAGCAGGTCTGCGAGCGGCTCGTCGCCGCCGGTGTCACCTCCATCCTGAACTTCGCGCCGACCGTGCTGTCCGTCCCCGACGGCGTCGACGTGCGCAAGGTCGACCTCTCCATCGAGCTGCAGATCCTCGCCTTCCACGAACAGCGCAAGGCCGGCGAGGAGAACCCGGGCGCCGGCATCGACGGCGCCCTCCCGGCCGCCGAGGAGCCCCCGGCCGCCGTCAAGCGGACCGCCAGGAGCCAGGCCCCGGCCGTCGCCGAGCAGTCCGTCTCCCCCGATCAGGGGCCCGACGGGGACGTCCCCGCCGTGATGCCGGCATGA
- a CDS encoding glutamyl-tRNA reductase: MSLLVVGLSHRSAPVSVLERAALNADAQAKLVQDTVAAEPATEAAVLATCNRIELYADVDKFHAGVAELSTLLAQHSGVGLDELTPYLYVHYEDRAVHHLFSVACGLDSMVVGEGQILGQIKDSLATAQELHTAGRLLNDLFQQALRVGKRAHSETGIDRAGQSLVTFGLEQLAAGAPVEGWARGKRALVIGAGSMSSLAAATLARAGVAEVVIANRTRERAERLARILTEGDDTDVLARAVAMETVPAELTRADVAVSCTGATGLVLSAQEVAAAVEGRVPAPRVTAGATAPAPAAASPAQPATGDENCPLDLSAVRGAATGFSVAGEAAVAGLDAAALEQHAAWVDKGTGTADRREGGRRTPERTPEDDAELIAALAATATAVGRIPERRVPEPVAEIPRPTPVLSVLDLAMPRDVDAAVHRLLGVRLVDIESLADASADAPMAADVEQVRRIVSDEVAAFGAAQRAAHITPTVVALRTMAADVVASEIARLEGRLPDLDDKQRGEITQTVRRVVDKLLHAPTVRVKQLAAEPGGAGYADALRTLFDLDPETVARVSRADGADRPPVGAVTGLAAPGPTSTMKNTENARNRGRA; the protein is encoded by the coding sequence ATGAGTCTCCTCGTCGTCGGACTGAGCCACCGCAGCGCCCCCGTCAGCGTCCTGGAGCGCGCCGCCCTGAACGCGGACGCCCAGGCCAAGCTGGTCCAGGACACGGTCGCCGCCGAACCGGCCACCGAGGCCGCGGTGCTCGCCACCTGCAACCGCATAGAGCTCTACGCCGACGTGGACAAGTTCCACGCGGGCGTCGCCGAGCTGTCCACGCTGCTCGCCCAGCACAGCGGGGTCGGTCTGGACGAGCTCACTCCTTATCTTTATGTGCACTACGAGGACCGCGCCGTCCACCACCTGTTCTCGGTGGCCTGCGGGCTGGACTCGATGGTCGTGGGCGAGGGCCAGATCCTCGGCCAGATCAAGGACTCCCTCGCCACCGCGCAGGAACTGCACACCGCCGGACGGCTGCTGAACGACCTGTTCCAGCAGGCGCTGCGGGTCGGCAAGCGCGCCCACTCCGAGACCGGCATCGACCGCGCCGGCCAGTCCCTGGTCACCTTCGGCCTGGAACAGCTCGCCGCCGGCGCCCCGGTGGAGGGCTGGGCCCGCGGCAAGCGCGCCCTGGTGATCGGCGCCGGCTCCATGTCCTCGCTGGCCGCGGCGACGCTCGCCCGGGCCGGGGTGGCCGAGGTCGTGATCGCCAACCGCACCCGGGAGCGCGCCGAACGGCTCGCGCGGATCCTCACCGAGGGCGACGACACGGACGTCCTCGCCAGGGCCGTTGCGATGGAAACGGTGCCCGCCGAGCTGACACGTGCCGACGTCGCGGTGTCCTGTACGGGCGCGACCGGCCTGGTGCTGAGCGCCCAGGAGGTCGCCGCGGCCGTCGAGGGCCGCGTCCCCGCGCCGCGCGTCACGGCCGGTGCCACCGCTCCCGCGCCCGCCGCCGCGAGCCCCGCGCAGCCCGCCACCGGTGACGAGAACTGTCCGCTGGACCTGTCCGCCGTGCGGGGCGCCGCCACCGGTTTCTCCGTCGCGGGCGAGGCCGCCGTCGCCGGTCTGGACGCCGCGGCGCTCGAACAGCACGCCGCCTGGGTCGACAAGGGCACCGGCACCGCCGACCGCCGCGAGGGCGGCCGCCGTACGCCGGAGCGCACCCCCGAGGACGACGCCGAGCTGATCGCCGCGCTCGCCGCCACGGCCACCGCCGTCGGCCGCATCCCCGAGCGCCGCGTCCCCGAGCCCGTGGCCGAGATCCCGCGCCCCACCCCCGTGCTGTCGGTGCTCGACCTCGCGATGCCCCGGGACGTCGACGCGGCCGTGCACCGGCTGCTCGGCGTACGCCTGGTCGACATCGAGTCACTGGCCGACGCCTCCGCCGACGCCCCGATGGCGGCCGACGTCGAGCAGGTCCGCCGCATCGTCTCCGACGAGGTCGCGGCGTTCGGCGCCGCCCAGCGGGCCGCGCACATCACCCCGACGGTCGTCGCGCTGCGTACGATGGCTGCCGACGTGGTCGCGAGCGAGATCGCCCGGCTCGAAGGACGCCTGCCGGACCTCGACGACAAGCAGCGCGGCGAGATCACCCAGACCGTGCGGCGCGTCGTCGACAAACTGCTGCACGCCCCGACCGTACGGGTCAAGCAGCTGGCCGCCGAGCCCGGCGGCGCCGGGTACGCGGACGCGTTGCGCACCCTGTTCGACCTGGACCCCGAGACGGTCGCCCGGGTCTCCCGGGCGGACGGTGCCGACCGGCCCCCGGTCGGCGCGGTCACCGGCCTCGCGGCCCCGGGTCCCACGAGCACCATGAAGAACACCGAGAACGCCAGGAACCGAGGGCGAGCATGA